The following coding sequences lie in one Homalodisca vitripennis isolate AUS2020 chromosome X, UT_GWSS_2.1, whole genome shotgun sequence genomic window:
- the LOC124369218 gene encoding methyl-CpG-binding domain protein 4-like isoform X1, with amino-acid sequence MTEESVSKIENHDNECINEEQYNPSELLQTYNTVTEINNVTIKNTNLLPLNTQEALESIKNVEHGNKSPKSECNKNDSLCTKLNVNHNDTGNQNDFNEVLESEQLSSSPCHSKKRLQNTKRRAGVLYKQLKSSKLCKVNSKYFSEANKPQKQWIPPRSPYSLVQEDLFDNPWQLLVATIFLTKTAAKRALPQLHKFLAQYSRPEDILQASYEDIDEYFKPLGLTNTRSHTIMRFTVEFLEKDWKYPRELYGIGKYGDDSYRMFCINEWRQVSPDDIPLTMYRNWLLENADRLGVD; translated from the exons atgaCCGAAGAAAGTGTGTCTAAAATAGAGAATCATGATAATGAGTGTATTAATGAAGAACAGTATAATCCTTCAGAACTGTTACAAACATACAACACTGTTACAGAAATAAACAATGTTAccattaaaaatactaacttgTTACCACTTAACACTCAAGAAGCACTTGagagtattaaaaatgttgaacatGGGAATAAAAGTCCGAAAAGTGAATGCAACAAAAATGATTCATTGTGTACTAAGCTCAATGTAAATCATAACGATACCGGTAATCAAAATGATTTTAATGAAGTGCTTGAATCTGAGCAGTTGTCATCATCTCCTTGCCATTCCAAAAAGAGACTTCAAAATACAAAACGTAGAGCTGGTGTGCTTTATAAACAGCTGAAGAGCTCCAAACTTTGTAAAGTGAATAGTAAATATTTCAGCGAGGCAAATAAACCCCAAAAACAGTGGATTCCTCCAAGATCTCCCTATTCTCTTGTTCAAGAGGATTTATTTGATAATCCATGGCAGCTACTTGTGGCGacaatatttttgacaaaaactGCAG CAAAACGAGCTCTCCCCCAACTTCACAAGTTCTTGGCTCAGTACTCTAGACCAGAAGATATTCTTCAAGCTAGTTATGAAGATATTGATGAGTATTTCAAGCCTCTGGGTCTCACTAACACCCGCAGCCATACAATAATGAGATTTACAG TGGAGTTCTTGGAAAAAGACTGGAAGTACCCACGTGAGTTGTACGGGATAGGAAAGTATGGAGATGATTCTTATAGAATGTTTTGCATCAATGAGTGGAGACAAGTATCTCCAGATGATATTCCTCTAACCATGTATCGCAACTGGTTGTTGGAAAATGCAGATCGATTGGGAGTAGATTAG
- the LOC124369218 gene encoding methyl-CpG-binding domain protein 4-like protein isoform X2, whose product MTEESVSKIENHDNECINEEQYNPSELLQTYNTVTEINNVTIKNTNLLPLNTQEALESIKNVEHGNKSPKSECNKNDSLCTKLNVNHNDTGNQNDFNEVLESEQLSSSPCHSKKRLQNTKRRAGVLYKQLKSSKLCKVNSKYFSEANKPQKQWIPPRSPYSLVQEDLFDNPWQLLVATIFLTKTAAKRALPQLHKFLAQYSRPEDILQASYEDIDEYFKPLGLTNTRSHTIMRFTVHQVLR is encoded by the exons atgaCCGAAGAAAGTGTGTCTAAAATAGAGAATCATGATAATGAGTGTATTAATGAAGAACAGTATAATCCTTCAGAACTGTTACAAACATACAACACTGTTACAGAAATAAACAATGTTAccattaaaaatactaacttgTTACCACTTAACACTCAAGAAGCACTTGagagtattaaaaatgttgaacatGGGAATAAAAGTCCGAAAAGTGAATGCAACAAAAATGATTCATTGTGTACTAAGCTCAATGTAAATCATAACGATACCGGTAATCAAAATGATTTTAATGAAGTGCTTGAATCTGAGCAGTTGTCATCATCTCCTTGCCATTCCAAAAAGAGACTTCAAAATACAAAACGTAGAGCTGGTGTGCTTTATAAACAGCTGAAGAGCTCCAAACTTTGTAAAGTGAATAGTAAATATTTCAGCGAGGCAAATAAACCCCAAAAACAGTGGATTCCTCCAAGATCTCCCTATTCTCTTGTTCAAGAGGATTTATTTGATAATCCATGGCAGCTACTTGTGGCGacaatatttttgacaaaaactGCAG CAAAACGAGCTCTCCCCCAACTTCACAAGTTCTTGGCTCAGTACTCTAGACCAGAAGATATTCTTCAAGCTAGTTATGAAGATATTGATGAGTATTTCAAGCCTCTGGGTCTCACTAACACCCGCAGCCATACAATAATGAGATTTACAG TGCATCAAGTGCTCCGTTAG